A single genomic interval of Chitinophaga sp. 180180018-3 harbors:
- a CDS encoding histidine kinase produces the protein MIFTAEWPFWLFFLLSLITLTLFFALRERKIRRASAKEITKHHTQVHLELHAFQAQMDPHFIFNSLNAIHHYILTTSTDMASLYLTRFSRLMRLMIGNFNKEWISLQDELDALELYIQLEQLRFEEQFNYQLQVLPGVNKQFTQIPPLIIQPYVQYAIWHRILLRPQKTGGCLKIVICREKDRLLIQLEDNGIAVTDIPVNNGEHQTNGIDIAAERLYMMSEKYHMKASIKALQLFDEKRLPAGNRLIISMQHVATRQSLAG, from the coding sequence ATGATCTTTACTGCGGAGTGGCCGTTCTGGCTGTTTTTTTTGTTAAGTCTCATAACCCTAACATTATTTTTTGCCCTGCGGGAAAGAAAAATCAGGAGAGCCTCAGCGAAAGAAATAACCAAACACCATACGCAGGTACACCTGGAGCTTCATGCTTTCCAGGCGCAGATGGACCCGCATTTTATTTTCAACAGCCTCAATGCCATTCATCACTATATACTCACCACCAGCACCGACATGGCATCCCTCTATCTTACCCGGTTTTCGCGCCTGATGCGCCTGATGATCGGTAATTTCAATAAGGAGTGGATCTCCCTGCAGGATGAGCTGGATGCCCTGGAACTATACATTCAGCTCGAACAGCTCCGGTTTGAAGAACAGTTTAATTATCAACTCCAGGTATTGCCGGGGGTGAATAAGCAATTCACCCAGATCCCTCCTCTCATCATACAACCCTATGTACAATATGCTATCTGGCACCGGATACTACTACGGCCCCAGAAAACAGGCGGTTGCCTCAAGATCGTCATCTGCAGGGAAAAAGACCGGTTACTGATCCAGCTGGAAGATAATGGGATAGCAGTTACAGATATCCCCGTTAACAACGGAGAACATCAAACAAACGGAATCGATATTGCCGCCGAACGGCTTTATATGATGAGTGAAAAATATCATATGAAAGCCAGCATAAAAGCCTTGCAGTTGTTCGATGAAAAGCGCCTGCCCGCCGGAAACCGGCTTATTATTAGTATGCAGCATGTGGCCACCAGACAATCGCTGGCCGGTTAA
- a CDS encoding response regulator has protein sequence MRTIIVDDEKHSRDVLQMMLEKYCPHVVILAQCCNGNEALKAIRELRPELIFLDVEMPGMDGFQILEACEVHAFSVIFITAYDQYALKAIRHSALDYLLKPVDLTELKEAVKKAGSQSGDSSGKVMNLLRFLREQAGCEERRAFPTANGLRMVAARDIIYCRSTGAQTWLHLQAPEQPLPVQRTLPEMEEWLTNKGFFRVHNSFLINLSFMEKYIKGDGGEIIMCNGFSIPLAREKKHDFLLRIERL, from the coding sequence ATGCGTACCATTATCGTGGACGACGAAAAGCACAGCCGGGACGTGCTGCAAATGATGCTTGAAAAGTATTGCCCACATGTAGTTATATTGGCTCAATGCTGTAATGGAAATGAAGCCCTCAAAGCTATCCGTGAGCTCCGGCCCGAACTGATATTCCTGGATGTGGAAATGCCCGGCATGGATGGTTTCCAGATACTGGAAGCCTGCGAAGTACATGCGTTTTCTGTGATCTTCATTACTGCTTATGATCAGTATGCCCTGAAGGCAATACGTCATAGCGCGCTGGACTATTTGCTGAAACCTGTAGATCTGACGGAGCTGAAAGAAGCGGTGAAAAAAGCCGGCTCTCAGTCCGGCGACTCTTCCGGGAAGGTAATGAACCTGCTCCGGTTTCTTCGTGAACAAGCCGGTTGTGAGGAGAGGCGCGCCTTTCCTACTGCCAATGGATTAAGGATGGTGGCAGCCCGGGATATCATCTATTGCCGTTCCACGGGAGCACAAACCTGGTTACATTTACAGGCGCCGGAACAACCGTTGCCAGTACAACGCACATTGCCGGAAATGGAGGAGTGGCTGACGAATAAAGGATTTTTCAGGGTTCATAATAGTTTTCTGATTAACCTTTCCTTCATGGAAAAATACATCAAGGGAGATGGTGGGGAAATTATTATGTGCAACGGTTTCAGCATTCCGCTGGCACGCGAAAAAAAGCATGATTTTCTGCTCCGGATAGAGCGGTTATAA
- a CDS encoding ATP-binding protein, translated as MMRKLFNKMQEGKSVSLIYFLVMAYTIAALIWWGILLFRQSKQISTFERQNLYLRVDSLSRPVEHQLELQRINKDEHMRSFKYLGEGIIFLGIILLGAVFVYRAVWKYMKLSRQQQNFMMAVTHELKSPIAAAKLNLETIRKHRLDEEKQLKLLNNTIRETNRLDQLCNNILLAAQLETHKYRLFKEALDFSALVENSIKELDGRIGTHQIDAEIQPHMWMDGDKLTLQIVLSNLVENAAKYAPKNTRILVKLFEDQQLLKLQVIDEGPGVPEEEKKRIFLKFYRVGNENTRKAKGSGLGLFLTAKIVEQHGGSIEVKDNTPTGSCFEITWPEYSVQTA; from the coding sequence ATGATGAGAAAGCTTTTCAATAAAATGCAGGAAGGAAAATCCGTTTCCCTCATTTACTTCCTGGTAATGGCCTACACAATAGCTGCCCTCATATGGTGGGGGATCCTCTTGTTCAGGCAAAGTAAACAGATCAGTACATTTGAGCGACAGAACCTCTATCTGCGGGTCGATAGCCTCTCCCGGCCGGTGGAACATCAGCTGGAGTTGCAACGGATCAATAAAGACGAGCATATGCGCTCCTTCAAATACCTGGGAGAAGGCATTATATTCCTGGGAATTATCTTGCTGGGCGCGGTTTTCGTGTACAGGGCCGTGTGGAAATACATGAAACTAAGCCGGCAACAGCAAAATTTTATGATGGCAGTGACACATGAATTGAAATCACCCATCGCTGCGGCAAAACTGAACCTCGAAACCATCCGGAAACACCGGCTGGATGAAGAAAAGCAGCTAAAGCTGCTCAACAACACCATTCGCGAAACCAACCGGCTCGATCAGCTTTGTAATAATATCCTGTTGGCTGCCCAGCTGGAAACACATAAATACCGTTTGTTCAAAGAAGCACTCGATTTCTCTGCGCTGGTGGAGAACAGCATCAAAGAGCTGGACGGCCGCATAGGCACCCACCAGATCGATGCCGAAATACAGCCGCATATGTGGATGGATGGCGACAAGCTTACGTTGCAGATAGTATTGAGCAACCTGGTGGAGAATGCAGCGAAATATGCCCCGAAGAATACCAGGATCCTGGTGAAGCTCTTCGAAGACCAGCAGCTGCTGAAATTACAGGTGATAGATGAAGGGCCGGGTGTGCCGGAGGAGGAGAAGAAACGCATCTTCCTGAAATTCTACAGGGTAGGCAACGAAAACACCCGTAAAGCCAAAGGCTCCGGCCTGGGCCTGTTCCTGACAGCTAAAATAGTGGAGCAGCATGGCGGCAGTATTGAAGTGAAGGATAATACGCCCACCGGTAGCTGCTTTGAAATAACATGGCCTGAATATTCCGTACAAACAGCGTAA
- a CDS encoding tetratricopeptide repeat protein codes for MLKYKNIQLIILAITLLLGVTTGNAQSPQQRFDDANKLFNQSKFTEAAGIYQQLLNEGHQQKAVWFNAGNAWYKAGKTGMAVYAYEKALQLAPGDAAVQHNLGLANQKVNGYIGELPLVFFQQWWLQLQHLHKPNGWATGAIIFLWLLVAAVVVNTWLPGWKNKFLRWGAYALGVLFALYLMMAIDTYRISNNHQQGIVMNNNIRAKTAPDENSKDAFEVGEGTKVHITDSTQDFCKIELADGKNGWISCSNIKRL; via the coding sequence ATGCTGAAGTATAAAAATATTCAATTGATCATACTGGCGATCACTTTGCTGCTGGGCGTTACAACGGGCAATGCCCAAAGTCCGCAGCAAAGATTCGATGACGCCAACAAACTCTTTAACCAGAGCAAGTTCACCGAAGCTGCCGGGATTTACCAGCAGCTACTGAACGAGGGCCATCAGCAGAAGGCCGTCTGGTTCAATGCCGGCAATGCCTGGTATAAAGCAGGGAAGACCGGAATGGCCGTTTATGCCTACGAAAAAGCATTGCAGCTGGCACCTGGTGATGCTGCTGTTCAGCATAATCTTGGGCTTGCCAACCAGAAAGTAAATGGGTATATAGGGGAGTTGCCACTGGTATTTTTCCAGCAATGGTGGCTGCAATTACAACATCTTCATAAGCCCAATGGGTGGGCAACAGGAGCGATCATTTTCTTATGGCTCCTGGTGGCAGCTGTGGTAGTAAATACATGGCTTCCCGGATGGAAGAACAAGTTCCTGCGATGGGGTGCCTACGCTTTGGGCGTTTTATTTGCCCTGTATCTGATGATGGCAATAGATACTTACCGCATTTCAAATAATCACCAGCAGGGTATTGTGATGAACAATAACATCAGGGCGAAGACGGCTCCCGACGAAAACAGCAAAGATGCTTTTGAAGTAGGAGAGGGCACGAAGGTACATATTACTGACTCTACCCAGGATTTCTGCAAAATAGAGCTTGCCGATGGCAAAAATGGCTGGATCAGCTGTTCCAATATCAAACGTTTATAA
- a CDS encoding response regulator transcription factor produces MKEATKASILLVEDEENLQEALKLNLELEGYEVTAVDNGTAALKAVKNEYFDLIILDIMLPEMDGIAVCENIRIQNNEIPILFLSAKNSSADRVLGLKKGGDDYMTKPFNLEELLLRVEKLIVKNKKIQDKDSVPNVYRFGDNVIDFAAQECVGKDGKHYELSKKEAMLLKLLIENKGEVVTREKILQVVWGYNVYPTTRTIDNFILNFRKYFEEDSRNSRYFHSVRGVGYKFTEA; encoded by the coding sequence ATGAAGGAAGCGACAAAGGCATCAATACTGTTGGTGGAGGATGAAGAGAACCTTCAGGAAGCATTAAAGCTGAACCTGGAGCTGGAAGGATATGAGGTTACTGCAGTAGATAACGGTACTGCTGCGCTGAAAGCAGTAAAGAACGAATATTTTGATCTTATCATACTGGATATCATGTTACCTGAAATGGATGGCATCGCCGTTTGTGAAAACATCCGTATTCAGAATAACGAAATACCCATCCTTTTCCTGAGCGCTAAAAATAGCAGTGCCGACAGGGTGCTGGGCCTCAAGAAAGGCGGCGATGACTATATGACCAAACCCTTTAACCTGGAGGAGCTCCTGCTGAGAGTCGAAAAACTGATCGTTAAGAACAAGAAGATCCAGGATAAAGACAGCGTGCCTAATGTATACCGCTTCGGTGATAATGTGATCGATTTTGCCGCCCAGGAATGTGTTGGTAAAGATGGTAAACATTATGAGTTAAGTAAGAAAGAAGCGATGTTGCTGAAGTTGCTTATCGAAAACAAAGGTGAAGTGGTAACCCGCGAGAAAATATTGCAGGTAGTATGGGGTTATAACGTATATCCTACTACCCGAACCATCGACAATTTTATACTCAACTTCCGTAAGTATTTTGAGGAAGATAGCCGGAACTCCAGGTATTTCCACTCTGTCAGAGGTGTGGGATACAAGTTCACGGAAGCGTAA